A genomic window from Glycine max cultivar Williams 82 chromosome 17, Glycine_max_v4.0, whole genome shotgun sequence includes:
- the LOC100812310 gene encoding probable disease resistance protein At5g66900, which translates to MAMIMDAVLGKLLDELLKEVVNVKDRAVKFRATLITLESTLNKVGRLAKQIDGLNNQLNKPAEEMKELKDKLAKGKKLVMECSEIQWWNCCYKANYQEELEALYESIRLYFNLDMQGLILTNELQNQVILTEIHATVMESGPRRTELKGVCSPPAPPAFTVGLDVHLREMKVKLLNNHHHAGSVLTVTGTPGSGKSTLVKKFCCDEEVKGIFKENIFFITFAQKPKLNTIVQRLFQHNACQVPEFQSDDDAVYQLENLLKQIGKNPILLVLDDVPSESVSLVDKFVFQIPKYKILVTSRITIRGFDQPYVLKSLNEVDAINLFRHSASLNQSSSDIPENIVKKIARGCSGSPLALIVTGKSLSREPPWAWNNRAKKLSKGQPILAFSADVLTCLQKSFDDLDPKVAECFRDLSLFPEAQRIPAAALVDIWAELRDEDDDSAMENIYELVKRNMADIVVTRNISSGTIDYNYHYVTQHGLLRDLAILQTNKELMKKRNRLIIDVSGNNLPDWWTTQNEYHIAAHSLSISTDDTFTSEWCNLQASEVEVLVLNLREKKRSLPMFMEKMNKLKVLIVTNYEFYRADLENFELLDNLSSLKRIRLEKVSIPFLSNTGVQLKNLHKFSFFMCNVNEAFKNSTIQVSKVFPNLEEMNIDYCDMVELPIGLSDIVSLKKLSITNCHKLSALPEGIGKLVNLESLRLTSCTKLEELPESITSLSKLNFLDISDCVSLSKLPENMGELRSLENLNCRGCTRLTDLPYSITELESLSAVVCDEETAALWEPFKTMLRDLKLKVAQVDFNLNWLS; encoded by the exons ATGGCTATGATTATGGATGCTGTTCTTGGAAAACTGCTTGATGAGCTGCTGAAAGAAGTTGTGAATGTGAAAGACAGGGCTGTGAAGTTCAGAGCCACCCTGATAACCTTAGAGTCAACCCTAAATAAAGTAGGAAGGTTGGCTAAACAGATTGATGGTCTTAACAATCAATTGAACAAACCAGCCGAGGAAATGAAAGAGCTGAAAGATAAGTTGGCGAAAGGGAAGAAACTCGTTATGGAGTGCTCCGAAATCCAGTGGTGGAATTGCTGCTATAAGGCCAACTACCAAGAGGAACTCGAGGCGTTGTACGAGTCGATCCGTTTGTACTTCAATCTGGATATGCAAGGTCTGATACTAACTAATGAGTTACAAAACCAGGTGATTCTGACCGAGATTCATGCAACAGTTATGGAAAGTGGTCCGAGAAGGACCGAATTGAAAGGCGTGTGTTCGCCTCCGGCCCCTCCGGCTTTCACGGTTGGCTTGGATGTTCATTTGAGGGAGATGAAGGTCAAGTTGCTGAATAACCACCACCATGCTGGATCTGTGCTCACGGTCACCGGAACACCAGGCTCAGGGAAGTCAACGTTGGTTAAAAAGTTTTGTTGTGATGAGGAAGTCAaag GTATATTCAAGGAAAACATATTCTTCATCACCTTTGCGCAAAAGCCCAAGTTAAATACCATAGTGCAGAGACTGTTTCAACACAATGCTTGCCAGGTGCCAGAGTTTCAAAGTGACGATGATGCAGTTTATCAATTGGAAAATTTGCTGAAACAGATTGGGAAAAACCCAATACTGTTGGTCCTGGATGATGTTCCGTCCGAATCAGTGTCTCTTGTTGACAAATTTGTGTTCCAGATCCCAAAGTACAAGATTCTAGTGACCTCAAGAATCACAATTAGAGGATTTGACCAGCCATACGTGTTGAAATCACTCAACGAAGTCGATGCTATAAATTTATTTCGCCACTCTGCATCCCTGAATCAGAGTAGCTCTGACATTCCTGAGAATATTGTCAAAAAG ATTGCGAGAGGGTGCAGTGGTTCTCCCTTGGCACTTATAGTGACTGGCAAATCACTAAGTCGTGAACCACCGTGGGCTTGGAACAACAGGGCTAAGAAACTGTCCAAGGGTCAACCAATTCTTGCTTTTAGTGCAGATGTGCTTACTTGTCTCCAAAAAAGCTTCGATGACTTGGATCCTAAGGTGGCTGAGTGTTTTAGGGACCTAAGCTTATTCCCCGAAGCCCAGAGGATACCTGCTGCTGCCCTTGTTGATATATGGGCAGAACTgcgtgatgaagatgatgacagCGCAAtggagaatatctatgaactcGTCAAAAGGAACATGGCTGATATTGTTGTCACAAG GAATATTTCAAGTGGCACGATTGACTATAATTACCACTATGTTACACAACATGGTCTTCTTCGGGACCTAGCTATCCTTCAAACGAACAAGGAACTAATGAAGAAGAGGAATAGACTGATTATTGACGTAAGTGGTAACAATCTTCCCGATTGGTGGACTACACAGAATGAGTATCACATTGCAGCCCACTCACTATCCATATCAACTG atgacaCATTCACTTCAGAATGGTGCAACTTGCAGGCATCTGAGGTTGAGGTTCTAGTGCTGAACCTTCGAGAAAAGAAGCGGTCGCTACCAATGTTCATGGAGAAAATGAATAAACTAAAAGTCCTGATAGTAACGAATTATGAGTTCTATCGCGCTGACTTGGAAAATTTTGAGCTGCTTGATAATCTGTCTAGTCTCAAAAGAATCAGATTAGAGAAGGTTTCAATTCCCTTCTTGAGCAACACTGGAGTGCAACTGAAGAATCTACACAAGTTCTCCTTTTTCATGTGCAATGTGAATGAAGCATTCAAAAATAGCACCATTCAAGTTTCAAAAGTGTTCCCAAATTTGGAGGAGATGAACATTGACTACTGTGATATGGTGGAATTGCCAATTGGGCTCTCTGATATTGTTTCCCTAAAGAAGCTAAGTATCACAAACTGTCACAAACTTTCTGCACTTCCTGAAGGAATTGGGAAGTTGGTCAATCTGGAATCACTAAGGCTTACTTCATGTACTAAATTAGAAGAGTTACCAGAATCAATCACAAGTCTTAGTAAACTGAACTTCCTTGACATCTCTGACTGCGTAAGCCTTAGTAAGTTACCAGAGAACATGGGAGAGTTGCGTAGTTTAGAAAATCTCAATTGCAGAGGTTGCACAAGATTGACTGATTTGCCATACTCAATCACGGAGCTTGAGAGCTTAAGCGCTGTGGTGTGTGATGAAGAGACTGCTGCATTATGGGAacctttcaaaaccatgcttaGAGATCTAAAGCTTAAGGTGGCCCAAGTTGATTTCAATTTGAATTGGCTTTCATAG